A region from the Fusarium graminearum PH-1 chromosome 4, whole genome shotgun sequence genome encodes:
- a CDS encoding farnesyl pyrophosphate synthetase: protein MAKQTTLDEFNAVFPKLEEVLLDHARSYKLPQEQLDWYKKSLEANPLGGKCNRGMSVPDSVSLLLEKPLTEEQYFQAATLGWMTELLQAFFLVSDDIMDSSITRRGQPCWYRQEGVGMIAINDAFMLEMAIYTLLKKYFRTHPAYVDLIELFHETTFQTELGQLCDLLTAPEDNVNLDNFSLEKYSFIVIYKTAYYSFYLPVALALHQLNLATPSNLKQAEDILIPLGEYFQIQDDYLDNFGKPEHIGKIGTDIKDNKCSWLVNQALAVATPEQRKILEENYGRKDDAKELVVKKLYDDLKLEQLYLDYEEKVVGQIRERIANIDESGGLKKTVFEAFLAKIYKRSK from the exons ATGGCTAAACAAACTACCCTCGACGAGTTCAACGCCGTCTTCCCCAAGCTCGAGGAGGTTCTCCTCGACCATGCTCGCTCTTACAAGCTCCCCCAGGAGCAGCTTGACTGGTACAAGAAG TCTCTCGAGGCCAACCCTCTCGGCGGAAAATGCAACCGCGGCATGTCCGTCCCCGATTCCgtctctctcctcctcgagaAGCCCCTTACTGAGGAGCAATACTTCCAGGCCGCTACTCTCGGCTGGATGACAGAGCTCCTCCAGGCTTTCTTCCTCGTTTCCGACGATATCATGGACTCCAGCATCACCCGTCGTGGCCAGCCCTGCTGGTACCGTCAGGAGGGTGTTGGCATGATCGCCATTAACGACGCCTTTATGCTCGAGATGGCCATCTAcactcttctcaagaagtACTTCCGCACCCACCCTGCCTACGTCGACCTCATCGAGCTGTTCCACGAGACCACCTTCCAGACCGAGCTCGGCCAGCTGTGTGACTTGCTCACCGCCCCTGAGGACAatgtcaaccttgacaacttctcCCTCGAGAAGTAcagcttcatcgtcatctaCAAGACCGCCTACTACTCCTTCTACCTCCCTGTTGCGCTTGCCCTCCACCAGCTCAACCTCGCCACCCCCAGCAACCTCAAGCAAGCTGAGGATATCCTCATCCCTCTCGGAGAGTACTTCCAGATCCAGGACGACTACCTTGACAACTTTGGCAAGCCCGAACACATTGGCAAGATTGGTACCGAtatcaaggacaacaagTGCTCTTGGCTCGTGAACCAGGCTCTTGCCGTTGCCACCCCCGAGCAGcgcaagatccttgaggagaACTACGGCCGCAAggacgatgccaaggagctggtcgtcaagaagctctACGACGACCTGAAGCTTGAGCAGCTCTACCTCGACTACGAGGAGAAGGTTGTTGGCCAGATCCGCGAGCGCATTGCCAACATTGACGAGAGCGGTGGCCTCAAGAAGACCGTGTTTGAGGCCTTCCTCGCCAAGATCTACAAGCGCAGCAAGTAA